The following coding sequences lie in one Spirochaetaceae bacterium genomic window:
- a CDS encoding response regulator transcription factor, which translates to MPKTHHILVVEDDDDIMELIRFNCGREGFVTVAARSAEEALRLLADSTPLLILVDLMLPGMDGLALCQILKSNVLTRGVPIVMVTAKGEEADIIAGLEQGAEDYVTKPFSPRVLIARIKAVLRRHGTEVHDRQAPLTVGALTIHPGRREVKVGGRAVRLTATEFSVLQFLAGHAGWVFTRNQLVAAVHGPDYPVTDRSIDVLIAGVRKKLGAGSGLIETVRGVGYRFKDATA; encoded by the coding sequence ATGCCCAAGACCCACCACATCCTGGTCGTCGAGGACGACGACGACATCATGGAGCTGATCCGCTTCAACTGCGGGCGGGAGGGATTCGTCACGGTCGCCGCGCGCTCCGCGGAGGAGGCGTTGCGGCTGCTGGCGGACAGCACGCCGCTGCTGATCCTGGTCGATCTCATGCTGCCTGGCATGGACGGGCTGGCGCTGTGCCAGATCCTGAAGTCCAACGTGCTGACCCGCGGCGTGCCGATCGTGATGGTAACGGCCAAGGGCGAGGAGGCCGACATCATCGCCGGCCTGGAACAGGGCGCCGAGGACTACGTCACCAAGCCGTTCAGCCCGCGCGTGCTCATAGCGCGCATCAAGGCGGTGCTGCGCCGGCACGGCACGGAGGTGCACGACCGGCAGGCGCCGCTGACCGTGGGCGCGCTGACCATCCATCCGGGCCGGCGCGAGGTCAAGGTCGGCGGCCGGGCGGTGCGCCTTACCGCTACCGAGTTCTCGGTGCTGCAGTTCCTGGCCGGCCACGCCGGCTGGGTGTTTACGCGCAACCAGCTCGTCGCCGCGGTGCATGGACCCGACTACCCGGTGACCGACCGCTCCATCGACGTGCTGATCGCGGGGGTGCGCAAGAAGCTGGGCGCCGGCAGCGGGCTCATCGAGACGGTGCGCGGCGTCGGCTACCGCTTCAAGGACGCCACCGCCTAG
- a CDS encoding glycosyltransferase: protein MTVAGALQWAVLALCASMLLTHATLAAGVLAARLRDRRDEARRRRRPSGRRSAPPVSVVVAAMNEEQALPRLLDSLAAQTTGAFELVLVDDRSTDATAAIMERHRAAAPYPVRVVRNRRPPEDCTGKQQALDLGVAAAAGELLLFTDADCTVPPTWVERLTAYFTADAGGRTGVVFGQLAVQAPGGSGSGIGFGGSGDGDRTEGAAARGPDRFTDRYQAFDQPLVHQYSTGTAGLGQPTGCFGNNLALRAPVLAGIGGFRSLGYTITEDAALIGAASRAGWKVRASTLAETLVTTEPQPDWRAFINQHVRWNGGAFYSNDPAAAWGYRYVTLFLILSVAAAPFALLVPWLVVWPLTSLVSIGTLAALAAALYHPRRRRALARVVPYTLFFMGFYAYITVLAIAGVRAEWKGSRLPATHAP, encoded by the coding sequence ATGACCGTGGCCGGCGCGCTGCAATGGGCCGTGCTCGCGCTGTGCGCCTCCATGCTGCTCACCCACGCCACCCTGGCCGCCGGCGTGCTGGCGGCACGCCTGCGCGACCGCCGGGACGAAGCACGGCGGCGGCGGCGCCCCTCCGGGCGGCGGAGTGCTCCGCCGGTATCGGTGGTGGTGGCCGCCATGAACGAAGAACAGGCATTGCCGCGGCTGCTGGACTCGCTGGCGGCGCAGACCACCGGCGCCTTCGAGCTGGTCCTGGTCGACGACCGGTCGACCGACGCCACCGCCGCCATCATGGAGCGCCACCGCGCCGCGGCACCCTACCCGGTACGGGTGGTGCGCAACCGGCGGCCGCCCGAGGACTGCACCGGCAAGCAGCAGGCGCTGGACCTCGGCGTGGCCGCGGCGGCCGGTGAACTGCTGCTGTTCACCGATGCCGACTGCACGGTGCCGCCGACCTGGGTGGAGCGGCTTACCGCCTACTTCACCGCCGACGCCGGCGGCAGAACCGGGGTGGTGTTCGGCCAACTGGCGGTGCAGGCGCCCGGCGGCAGCGGCAGCGGCATCGGTTTCGGCGGCAGCGGCGACGGTGACCGCACCGAGGGTGCCGCAGCCCGCGGCCCGGACCGCTTTACCGACCGCTACCAGGCGTTCGACCAGCCGCTGGTGCACCAGTACTCCACCGGCACCGCCGGGCTGGGCCAGCCGACCGGCTGCTTCGGCAACAACCTGGCGCTGCGCGCGCCCGTGCTGGCCGGGATCGGCGGATTCCGCTCGCTCGGCTACACCATTACCGAGGATGCCGCGCTGATCGGCGCCGCCAGCCGCGCCGGCTGGAAGGTGCGCGCCTCCACGCTTGCCGAGACGCTGGTCACCACCGAGCCGCAGCCCGACTGGCGCGCGTTCATCAATCAGCACGTGCGCTGGAACGGCGGCGCCTTCTACAGCAACGACCCGGCCGCCGCCTGGGGCTACCGCTACGTCACGCTGTTCCTGATCCTCAGCGTGGCGGCCGCTCCGTTTGCGCTGCTGGTGCCGTGGCTGGTGGTGTGGCCGCTTACCTCGCTGGTGAGCATCGGCACGCTGGCTGCCCTGGCCGCGGCGCTGTACCACCCGCGCCGGCGCCGCGCCCTGGCCCGGGTGGTTCCGTATACGCTGTTCTTCATGGGGTTCTACGCGTACATCACGGTACTCGCCATTGCCGGCGTACGCGCCGAATGGAAAGGATCCCGGCTGCCGGCAACGCATGCGCCTTGA
- the htpG gene encoding molecular chaperone HtpG has product MAKHRFKTEVSQLLDLIIHSLYSHKEIFLRELVSNASDALDKLRYLTLTDEDFKGLPFTPRVDISFDSESKPKTLTVADSGIGMNADELRDNLGTIARSGTKRFLDAVQKSAKDGAGGDANLIGQFGVGFYSSFMVADRVEVLSLSAGEEQAHRWVSNGRGSFEISPAERTGAGTTVTLHLNEDGAEFAARWQIEEVIKKYSNHIPYPIHLHYTETRDKKEEQHSEQINAASALWQRPKSELADEDYFEFYRGLSYDQEDPLHYVHTRAEGTQEYTTLFFIPKKAPPDLYYADYRPGVKLYVKRVFITDDNKELLPAYLRFVRGVIDSEDLPLNVSREILQQNRLLTSIRNASVKKLLSEFRDLTNNPELYDTFITEFGRPLKEGLYQDFANRDALLELVRFRTTAHDGLTSLKQYVERMGEDQKAIYYITGERGANLRHSPLLEVYRAQQIEVLLMDDEIDGFVIPTIGKFEDHELKSVNRSDTADDLKTAASEKQEQELDALLKRIAEVLGDAVKEVKASARLTDSPSCIVADANDPTVSMQGVLRALGQEAEKFQPVLEVNPNHPIVTKLDALLKQGADEVVADTSHLLLEQALLIEGAQLSDPVAFASRLNRSLERALP; this is encoded by the coding sequence ATGGCCAAGCACCGATTCAAGACCGAGGTCAGCCAGCTGCTCGATCTCATCATCCACTCGCTATATTCGCACAAGGAGATCTTCCTGCGCGAACTGGTGTCCAACGCCTCGGACGCGCTGGACAAGCTGCGTTACCTGACCCTGACCGACGAGGACTTCAAGGGGTTGCCGTTTACGCCGCGGGTCGACATCTCGTTCGATTCCGAGAGCAAACCGAAGACGCTGACGGTGGCGGACAGCGGCATCGGCATGAACGCCGACGAACTGCGCGACAACCTGGGCACCATCGCCCGCTCCGGCACGAAGCGGTTTCTCGATGCAGTGCAGAAGAGCGCCAAGGATGGCGCCGGCGGCGACGCCAACCTGATCGGCCAGTTCGGCGTCGGCTTCTACTCCAGCTTCATGGTGGCGGACCGCGTCGAGGTGCTCAGCCTGAGCGCCGGCGAGGAGCAGGCGCACCGCTGGGTGAGCAACGGGCGCGGCTCGTTCGAGATTTCCCCGGCGGAGCGCACCGGCGCCGGCACCACCGTGACCCTGCACCTGAACGAGGACGGCGCCGAGTTCGCCGCGCGCTGGCAGATCGAAGAGGTAATCAAGAAGTACTCCAACCACATCCCCTACCCGATCCACCTGCACTACACCGAGACCCGCGACAAGAAGGAAGAGCAGCATAGCGAGCAGATCAACGCCGCCAGCGCGCTCTGGCAGCGCCCCAAGTCGGAGCTGGCCGACGAGGACTACTTCGAGTTCTACCGCGGCCTGAGCTACGACCAGGAAGACCCGCTGCACTACGTGCACACCCGCGCCGAGGGCACCCAGGAGTACACCACCCTGTTCTTCATCCCCAAGAAGGCGCCGCCCGACCTGTACTACGCCGACTACCGGCCCGGCGTGAAGCTGTACGTGAAGCGCGTGTTCATCACCGACGACAACAAGGAGTTGCTGCCCGCCTACCTGCGCTTCGTACGCGGCGTGATCGACTCCGAGGACCTGCCGCTCAACGTGAGCCGCGAGATTCTGCAGCAGAACCGCCTCCTGACCAGCATCCGCAACGCATCGGTCAAGAAACTGCTGTCCGAGTTCCGCGACCTGACCAACAATCCCGAGCTCTACGACACCTTCATCACCGAGTTCGGGCGCCCGCTCAAGGAGGGCCTGTACCAGGACTTCGCCAACCGCGACGCGCTGCTCGAGCTGGTGCGATTTCGCACCACCGCCCACGACGGCCTGACCAGCCTGAAGCAGTACGTGGAGCGGATGGGTGAGGATCAGAAGGCGATCTACTACATCACCGGGGAGCGCGGCGCCAACCTGCGCCATTCGCCGCTGCTGGAGGTGTACCGCGCACAGCAGATCGAAGTTCTGCTGATGGATGACGAGATCGACGGGTTCGTGATCCCGACCATCGGAAAGTTCGAGGACCATGAGTTGAAGTCCGTGAACCGCAGCGACACCGCCGACGACCTGAAGACCGCCGCCAGCGAGAAGCAGGAGCAGGAGCTGGACGCGCTCCTGAAGCGTATTGCCGAGGTGCTCGGCGACGCCGTGAAGGAGGTGAAGGCGAGCGCCCGGCTGACCGACTCGCCGAGTTGCATCGTGGCGGATGCCAACGACCCGACGGTGTCGATGCAGGGCGTGCTGCGCGCGCTCGGGCAGGAGGCGGAGAAGTTTCAGCCGGTCCTGGAGGTCAACCCGAACCACCCGATCGTGACCAAGCTCGATGCGCTGCTGAAGCAGGGCGCGGACGAAGTGGTGGCGGATACCAGCCACCTGCTGCTGGAACAGGCGCTGCTGATCGAGGGCGCACAACTCTCCGATCCGGTGGCGTTCGCATCGCGCCTGAACCGGTCGCTGGAGCGCGCCCTGCCATGA
- the trpS gene encoding tryptophan--tRNA ligase, translating to MSSTVAAPAGHRKSFQVGTRPRILTGDRPTGPLHVGHYVGSVKNRIELQDRYECFFIIADVHTLTTRPERVHVRELAANIRAVAIDYLATGIDPERAVIFVQSAVAETYELNTLLSMLTTVARLERVPSLKEMAQAAYLEAMPFGLLGYPVLQAADILLPRANLVPVGKDNESQVEVSRELARRFNRLYGKVFPVPDVLIGEVPTLVGTDGQAKMSKSLDNTIYLGDDAATVERKVRGMYTDPNRIRADIPGRVEGNPVFIYHDAFNPDRAEVDDLKERYRAGTVGDVEVKRKLTRALNDFLEPIRERRAALEAQPETVDEILHDGNERMRREARATMELVRDAMGFGFGRP from the coding sequence ATGAGTTCCACCGTTGCGGCGCCCGCCGGTCACAGGAAGTCGTTTCAGGTCGGCACGCGGCCGCGCATCCTCACCGGCGACCGGCCCACCGGCCCGCTGCACGTCGGCCACTACGTGGGCAGCGTCAAGAACCGGATCGAGCTGCAGGACCGGTACGAGTGCTTCTTCATCATCGCCGACGTGCACACCCTTACCACCCGCCCGGAGCGCGTGCACGTGCGCGAGCTGGCCGCCAACATCCGCGCCGTGGCGATCGACTACCTGGCCACCGGCATCGACCCGGAGCGCGCGGTTATCTTCGTGCAGAGCGCCGTTGCCGAGACCTACGAGCTGAACACGCTGCTGTCGATGCTGACCACGGTGGCGCGCCTGGAGCGGGTACCGAGCCTCAAGGAGATGGCGCAGGCCGCCTACCTGGAGGCGATGCCGTTCGGGCTGCTTGGCTACCCGGTGCTGCAGGCGGCCGACATCCTGCTGCCGCGCGCCAACCTGGTGCCGGTGGGCAAGGACAACGAGTCGCAGGTGGAGGTGAGCCGCGAACTCGCGCGCCGCTTCAACCGCCTGTACGGCAAGGTGTTCCCGGTGCCGGACGTGCTCATCGGCGAGGTGCCCACCCTGGTCGGCACCGACGGCCAAGCCAAGATGAGCAAGAGCCTGGACAACACCATCTACCTCGGCGACGACGCCGCCACCGTGGAGCGCAAGGTGCGCGGCATGTACACCGACCCCAACCGCATCCGGGCCGACATCCCCGGCCGCGTGGAGGGCAACCCGGTGTTCATCTACCACGACGCGTTCAACCCCGACCGCGCCGAGGTGGACGACCTCAAGGAGCGCTACCGCGCCGGCACGGTGGGCGACGTGGAGGTAAAGCGCAAGCTGACGCGGGCGCTGAACGACTTCCTGGAGCCGATCCGGGAACGGCGCGCGGCCCTGGAGGCGCAGCCGGAGACGGTGGACGAGATTCTGCATGACGGCAACGAGCGCATGCGCCGCGAGGCGCGCGCCACCATGGAGTTGGTCCGCGACGCCATGGGCTTCGGCTTCGGTCGCCCCTGA
- a CDS encoding type II toxin-antitoxin system RelE/ParE family toxin, which translates to MVKSFKHKGLQRFFETGSKRGIQPKHADQLSDILASLDSATSPRDMGAPSFRLHLLEPRHAAIWSVYVAKNWSVDFRFVGEHVESVDYVDHH; encoded by the coding sequence GTGGTTAAGAGCTTCAAACACAAGGGGCTGCAACGGTTTTTCGAAACTGGGAGCAAGCGCGGCATCCAGCCCAAGCATGCCGACCAACTCAGCGATATTCTGGCATCTCTGGATTCCGCCACGTCTCCGCGAGACATGGGGGCTCCCAGCTTTCGATTGCATCTATTGGAACCTCGCCATGCGGCCATCTGGTCTGTGTATGTTGCCAAGAACTGGAGTGTTGACTTCCGCTTCGTTGGCGAACATGTCGAATCAGTCGATTACGTTGATCACCACTAG
- a CDS encoding HigA family addiction module antitoxin, whose amino-acid sequence MRMYDPPHPGGVLRRQWIEPLGVSITQAAKRLGVSRKALSELVNEHTGISPEMAVRLSIALDTSSELWMNMQASYDLWHAEQRRDELTVATLVAPR is encoded by the coding sequence ATGAGAATGTATGATCCTCCCCATCCGGGCGGCGTCTTGCGAAGACAGTGGATCGAGCCATTGGGTGTTTCCATTACCCAGGCAGCCAAGCGTCTCGGTGTGTCCCGCAAGGCGCTTTCCGAGCTTGTCAATGAACATACCGGGATCAGTCCCGAGATGGCGGTGAGGCTTTCCATTGCCTTGGATACCAGTTCCGAGCTGTGGATGAACATGCAGGCCAGCTATGACTTGTGGCATGCCGAGCAGCGTCGTGACGAGCTCACCGTAGCGACTCTTGTTGCGCCGCGGTGA
- a CDS encoding site-specific DNA-methyltransferase — translation MAAIEAAVVEVPTRHRLLRGDARLAALSPGSVHLVVTSPPYWILKEYRRADGQLGWVEDYQEFLAELDQVWRMCHEALVPGGRLICVVGDVCLARRRNRGKHTVVPLHASIQEHCREIGFDNLAPIIWSKIANAAYEVDRGGGGFLGKPYEPNAVVKNDIEYILMQRKGGGYRKPDLSARILSLLSETSFKRFFRQIWSDIPGESTRDHPAPYPVALADRLIRMFSFVGDTVLDPFNGTATTQVAAAACGRNSIGIEVDPVYFEDGLDRLRREIGGLLSTAHVSTGEVGARSGLPASA, via the coding sequence ATGGCGGCGATCGAGGCAGCCGTGGTCGAGGTCCCGACGCGGCATCGGTTGCTGCGCGGAGACGCTCGGCTGGCGGCGCTGTCCCCCGGTTCGGTTCACCTCGTGGTCACCTCGCCGCCCTACTGGATTCTCAAGGAGTACCGCCGCGCCGATGGCCAGTTGGGGTGGGTGGAGGATTACCAGGAGTTCTTGGCCGAACTCGACCAGGTGTGGCGTATGTGCCACGAAGCGTTGGTGCCGGGGGGACGGCTGATCTGCGTTGTTGGTGACGTGTGCCTTGCGCGTCGCAGGAATCGGGGCAAGCATACCGTGGTGCCACTGCACGCTTCGATCCAGGAGCACTGCCGGGAGATCGGGTTCGACAACCTGGCGCCGATTATCTGGAGCAAGATTGCCAACGCGGCTTACGAAGTGGACCGCGGTGGCGGTGGGTTCCTGGGTAAGCCGTACGAGCCCAACGCGGTGGTCAAGAACGATATCGAGTACATCCTGATGCAGCGGAAGGGCGGGGGCTACCGGAAGCCGGACCTGTCGGCGCGGATACTCAGTCTGCTTTCGGAGACCTCCTTCAAGCGGTTCTTTCGGCAGATCTGGTCCGACATCCCGGGTGAGTCGACCCGTGATCACCCGGCGCCCTACCCGGTCGCCCTGGCCGACCGCCTGATTCGCATGTTCAGCTTCGTGGGGGACACGGTTCTCGATCCGTTCAACGGCACCGCCACTACCCAGGTCGCCGCTGCCGCCTGCGGACGAAACAGCATCGGCATCGAAGTCGACCCGGTGTATTTCGAAGATGGACTCGACCGGCTGCGCCGGGAAATCGGAGGTCTCCTGAGCACGGCCCACGTGTCGACCGGCGAGGTAGGTGCGCGAAGTGGGCTGCCCGCCTCGGCGTGA
- a CDS encoding DUF402 domain-containing protein, whose amino-acid sequence MNSHADRDVRYYPRWCYEEKRYPDGRRNRFRSRVLLLRPGHGVLHFVSDRAYAVGGIYLPRGTVTFGLFWEHRPYNLYAWMAPDLSAPRALYFNICDQVSLAAHRFDWRDLWVDILFTPHAAPRILDRHEIPAATPPPLRTAIDAAVARLLAEHRDVARYLQALLPALRHHAEKA is encoded by the coding sequence ATGAACAGTCACGCCGATCGCGACGTACGCTACTATCCGCGCTGGTGCTACGAAGAGAAGCGCTACCCCGACGGCCGCCGCAACCGGTTCCGCTCCCGCGTGCTGCTGCTGCGCCCCGGCCACGGCGTGCTGCACTTCGTCAGCGACCGCGCCTACGCCGTCGGCGGCATCTACCTGCCGCGCGGCACCGTGACCTTCGGCCTGTTCTGGGAGCACCGCCCCTACAACCTGTATGCCTGGATGGCGCCCGACCTGTCCGCCCCGCGCGCCCTCTACTTCAACATCTGCGACCAGGTATCGCTGGCCGCGCACCGCTTCGACTGGCGCGACCTGTGGGTGGACATCCTGTTCACGCCCCACGCCGCCCCCCGCATCCTCGACCGCCACGAAATCCCCGCCGCCACGCCGCCGCCGCTGCGCACCGCCATCGACGCCGCCGTCGCCCGCCTGCTCGCCGAACACCGGGACGTCGCCCGCTACCTGCAAGCCCTCCTCCCCGCCCTCCGCCACCATGCCGAGAAGGCATAG
- a CDS encoding MGMT family protein yields MRSDAPTTRTPDSAGLLRRIAAVVAAIPPGRVATYGQVAAQAGNRRAARQVAWALRAYADSGLPWHRVVGAGGAIRLPGDGLKRQRSLLLAEGVAVSPDGRLDLAAHQWRP; encoded by the coding sequence GTGCGGTCGGACGCCCCGACGACAAGGACTCCCGACTCCGCCGGCCTGCTGCGGCGCATCGCGGCGGTAGTGGCGGCGATCCCGCCGGGGCGGGTGGCGACCTACGGCCAGGTGGCGGCGCAGGCGGGCAACCGGCGCGCCGCGCGGCAGGTGGCCTGGGCGCTGCGTGCCTACGCCGACAGTGGACTGCCATGGCACCGCGTCGTCGGGGCCGGCGGAGCGATCCGGCTGCCGGGCGACGGGCTCAAGCGACAGCGCTCCCTGCTGCTCGCCGAGGGCGTGGCCGTGAGCCCGGACGGACGCCTCGACCTGGCAGCCCACCAGTGGCGCCCATGA
- the purM gene encoding phosphoribosylformylglycinamidine cyclo-ligase yields MSYAAAGVDIAAADAAKRDMARLLAPRDPRILNGVGPFATLIDATFPEYRHPVIVFKTEEPGTKQKLAVAHGAYRSLCFDLVNHLVNDIVVMGAAPVAVQDAIICGSLQPEAVAALVAGLAEACRAQECSLTGGETSEQPGVLEPGTYVLAASVVGVVEYSKVIDGSRIGAGDTVLALASSGVHTNGYSLVRRLLDADPSLAGRTLGKSSVLDALLVPHRCYLPALRPCLASDNLHGLAHITGGGIAANLSRVLPPGTAAEIDLSRLVVPEIFAVLRAAGSLPDSEMLRVFNCGAGMLAVVAAGSEGEVRSAAGAARVACYPVGRIVAADAPGERVAFRGALRWPAFR; encoded by the coding sequence ATGAGCTACGCCGCGGCGGGGGTGGACATTGCCGCCGCGGACGCCGCCAAGCGCGACATGGCACGGCTGCTCGCGCCGCGCGATCCGCGCATCCTGAACGGGGTCGGTCCGTTCGCCACCCTGATCGACGCGACGTTTCCCGAGTACCGGCACCCGGTGATCGTGTTCAAGACCGAGGAGCCGGGCACCAAGCAGAAGCTGGCCGTGGCGCACGGAGCCTACCGGTCGCTGTGCTTCGACCTCGTGAACCACCTGGTCAACGACATCGTGGTGATGGGCGCGGCGCCGGTCGCGGTGCAGGACGCGATCATCTGCGGTTCGCTGCAACCCGAGGCGGTCGCCGCGCTGGTGGCCGGGCTGGCCGAGGCGTGCCGGGCGCAGGAGTGCAGCCTGACCGGCGGCGAGACCTCCGAGCAGCCGGGCGTGCTGGAGCCGGGCACCTACGTGCTGGCCGCGAGCGTGGTGGGCGTGGTGGAGTACTCCAAGGTGATCGACGGCAGCCGGATCGGCGCCGGCGATACGGTGCTGGCGCTGGCCTCAAGCGGCGTGCACACCAACGGCTACTCGCTGGTACGCCGGCTGCTGGACGCGGATCCGTCCCTCGCCGGGCGGACGCTGGGCAAGAGTTCCGTACTCGACGCGCTGCTGGTCCCGCACCGCTGCTACCTGCCGGCGCTGCGCCCCTGCCTGGCCAGCGACAACCTGCACGGCCTCGCGCACATCACCGGCGGCGGCATCGCCGCCAACCTGAGCCGCGTGCTGCCGCCCGGCACGGCCGCCGAGATCGACCTGTCGCGCCTCGTGGTGCCGGAGATCTTCGCCGTGCTGCGCGCCGCCGGATCGCTGCCCGACAGCGAGATGCTGCGCGTGTTCAACTGCGGCGCCGGCATGCTCGCCGTGGTCGCCGCCGGCAGCGAGGGCGAGGTGCGCTCGGCAGCCGGCGCCGCCCGCGTGGCCTGCTACCCGGTGGGCCGGATCGTGGCCGCCGACGCGCCCGGCGAACGCGTCGCCTTTCGCGGCGCCCTGCGCTGGCCGGCCTTCCGATGA
- a CDS encoding NYN domain-containing protein, protein MSTSTTAERRLAVLIDGDNAQASQIEHVMKEVVKFGVVTIRRIYGDWTTTQLESWKKKLPVHAIQPVQQFSNTVGKNATDSAMIIDAMDILYSNHVGGFIIVSSDSDYTKLAIRLREAGMEVIGIGKHHTPKPFVNACNEFRYVENIMKSYESDSRRRRSRRRDGRSGDGAGSAAGAGSTDGSGNGAGSAETTAANESNGFEDADLVSIVTEAHEMVDQESAWVDLRKIANNLKKLDPAFDPRTYGSSKLVKVIAARQDAFEVKRDRIRHRIMVRIKD, encoded by the coding sequence ATGAGTACCAGCACAACTGCCGAGCGGCGTCTGGCCGTCCTGATCGACGGCGACAACGCGCAGGCATCGCAAATCGAACACGTCATGAAGGAAGTCGTGAAATTCGGCGTCGTGACCATTCGCCGCATCTACGGCGACTGGACCACCACGCAACTCGAATCCTGGAAGAAGAAGCTGCCGGTGCACGCCATCCAGCCGGTGCAGCAGTTCAGCAACACGGTGGGCAAGAACGCTACCGACTCGGCGATGATCATCGATGCGATGGACATACTGTACAGCAACCACGTCGGAGGGTTCATCATCGTATCGAGCGACAGCGACTACACGAAACTGGCAATCCGCCTGCGCGAGGCCGGGATGGAGGTGATCGGGATCGGCAAGCACCACACGCCGAAGCCGTTCGTGAACGCCTGCAACGAATTCCGCTACGTCGAGAACATCATGAAGAGCTACGAGAGCGACAGCCGGCGGCGGCGTTCCCGGCGCCGGGATGGCCGCAGCGGCGATGGCGCCGGGTCCGCCGCCGGGGCAGGCAGTACCGACGGTTCCGGCAACGGTGCAGGCAGCGCCGAAACGACGGCAGCGAACGAAAGCAACGGGTTCGAGGACGCCGACCTGGTCTCCATCGTGACCGAGGCGCACGAGATGGTGGACCAGGAGTCGGCGTGGGTGGACCTGCGCAAGATCGCCAACAATCTCAAGAAGCTCGATCCGGCGTTCGACCCGCGCACCTACGGTTCCTCCAAGCTGGTCAAGGTGATCGCCGCGCGGCAGGACGCCTTCGAGGTAAAGCGCGACCGGATCCGCCACCGCATCATGGTCCGCATCAAGGACTGA
- a CDS encoding DNA-3-methyladenine glycosylase I has translation MGEPRRCPWCAGDALMQAYHDCEWGTPVWDDDRLQFEFLTLEGAQAGLSWRTILHKRAGYRRAYYDFAVTRVARFGAAERAALLQNREIVRNRLKIDASIANARAFLAVQEQFGSFSAYLWRFVDGAPVVGGWRGEDEVPAQTGLSQRVSRDLKARGFRFVGPTIVYSHLQAVGLVNDHLRDCFRFVELAAAAGNRPASHPGAPAGPSPSTARSDADRRSAAPHERARVSTNKRNT, from the coding sequence ATGGGCGAGCCGAGGCGCTGCCCCTGGTGCGCGGGCGATGCATTGATGCAGGCCTATCACGACTGCGAGTGGGGCACGCCGGTGTGGGACGACGACCGCCTCCAGTTCGAGTTCCTGACCCTGGAAGGGGCGCAGGCGGGCCTGAGCTGGCGTACCATTCTGCACAAGCGCGCCGGCTACCGCCGCGCCTACTACGACTTCGCGGTCACGCGCGTGGCCCGCTTCGGCGCCGCCGAACGCGCAGCCCTGCTTCAGAACCGGGAAATCGTGCGCAACCGGCTCAAGATCGACGCGTCGATCGCCAACGCGCGCGCCTTTCTGGCCGTACAGGAACAGTTCGGCAGCTTCAGCGCCTACCTGTGGCGCTTCGTCGACGGGGCGCCGGTAGTGGGCGGCTGGCGCGGCGAGGACGAGGTTCCCGCGCAGACCGGGTTGTCGCAGCGCGTGAGCCGGGACCTCAAGGCGCGCGGATTTCGCTTCGTCGGCCCGACAATCGTATACTCGCACCTGCAAGCGGTGGGCTTGGTAAACGACCACCTGCGCGATTGCTTCCGCTTCGTCGAACTTGCCGCAGCAGCCGGGAACCGCCCGGCATCGCACCCCGGCGCGCCGGCCGGGCCCTCCCCATCAACCGCCCGCTCCGATGCGGACCGGCGCAGCGCCGCGCCCCACGAGAGGGCGCGAGTCTCAACCAACAAGAGGAACACATGA